One region of Oryza sativa Japonica Group chromosome 5, ASM3414082v1 genomic DNA includes:
- the LOC9271180 gene encoding uncharacterized protein isoform X1, with protein sequence MAMAAGELFTRGTEEEEEPGAFPSGMAFWRRHLVEDDMQFSHFYGVGGLKSGATLTRTRRSPPASSRRSAPAPVGTSSTCLWRFAVFRVLIRIHELISEEIAKGNIKSEIQIKEPRVHRRLNPMIDYLIINCRLLVEPMMINHLELMHTTYQSFNGEIEQGICCKLLWPCGVLPEISGIPQAFTSCRLQLEEIGDAANLK encoded by the exons atggccatggccgccggcgagctcttcACGCGCGggacggaggaagaagaagagccaGGGGCATTTCCGTCTGGGATGGCATTTTGGCGAAGACACCTGGTTGAGGATG atatgcaattttctcaCTTTTACGGGGTGGGTGGGCTAAAAAGTGGAGCCACGCTGACACGCACGCGCCGTTCGCCGCCGGCATCTTCCCGGCGATCTGCTCCGGCTCCGGTGGGCACCTCCTCGACG TGTCTCTGGCGATTTGCTGTTTTTCGTGTTCTTATCAGAATACATGAGCTTATCTCTGAAGAGATTGCAAAGGGCAATATTAA GTCCGAAATCCAAATTAAAGAACCACGAGTGCACAGAAGATTGAATCCCATGATTGATTATCTCATTATCAACTGTCGTCTTCTG GTGGAGCCTATGATGATTAACCATCTGGAATTAATGCATACCACATACCAGTCTTTCAATGGTGAAATTGAGCAAGGGATCTGCTGCAAACTTTTGTGGCCATGTGGGGTTTTACCTGAAATTTCAGGTATTCCTCAAGCTTTTACCTCTTGCAGACTTCAACTG GAGGAAATTGGGGACGCAGCTAACTTGAAGTAA
- the LOC9271180 gene encoding uncharacterized protein isoform X2 → MAMAAGELFTRGTEEEEEPGAFPSGMAFWRRHLVEDDMQFSHFYGVGGLKSGATLTRTRRSPPASSRRSAPAPVGTSSTCLWRFAVFRVLIRIHELISEEIAKGNIKSEIQIKEPRVHRRLNPMIDYLIINCRLLVEPMMINHLELMHTTYQSFNGEIEQGICCKLLWPCGVLPEISGGNWGRS, encoded by the exons atggccatggccgccggcgagctcttcACGCGCGggacggaggaagaagaagagccaGGGGCATTTCCGTCTGGGATGGCATTTTGGCGAAGACACCTGGTTGAGGATG atatgcaattttctcaCTTTTACGGGGTGGGTGGGCTAAAAAGTGGAGCCACGCTGACACGCACGCGCCGTTCGCCGCCGGCATCTTCCCGGCGATCTGCTCCGGCTCCGGTGGGCACCTCCTCGACG TGTCTCTGGCGATTTGCTGTTTTTCGTGTTCTTATCAGAATACATGAGCTTATCTCTGAAGAGATTGCAAAGGGCAATATTAA GTCCGAAATCCAAATTAAAGAACCACGAGTGCACAGAAGATTGAATCCCATGATTGATTATCTCATTATCAACTGTCGTCTTCTG GTGGAGCCTATGATGATTAACCATCTGGAATTAATGCATACCACATACCAGTCTTTCAATGGTGAAATTGAGCAAGGGATCTGCTGCAAACTTTTGTGGCCATGTGGGGTTTTACCTGAAATTTCAG GAGGAAATTGGGGACGCAGCTAA
- the LOC4339365 gene encoding auxin-responsive protein IAA18 isoform X1 produces MEEEFKDKGLPPTLLHLIPDGREWKVKEADGEGSRNTNLDADEDKELELKLGLPGVQQEERAADSREKIQQQQRESSSEPSIGCFPTHSKPTTSIGTTGAKRGFFAIVGATLEGYNQSHRDTEECGKELTLGDENMAGERKKGCCPSPPCSAAAHSSNPQGRGAIPPVVGWPPIRSFRRNLTNGSSFKQSPERQNDEADDKAKPICKKRPLVKINMDGIPIGRKVDLQIYDSYQKLSSAVEELFRGFLEAQKDLSCAESGEQGAEDKIFSGLLDGTGVYTLVYEDNDGDRMLAGDIPWKVFVSTVKRLRVMRRSELPHDMEKLPNMEAI; encoded by the exons ATGGAAGAAGAATTCAAGGACAAAGGCCTCCCTCCCACGCTGCTACACCTCATCCCTGACGGGAGAGAATGGAAGGTGAAAGAAGCAGATGGAGAAGGATCAAGGAACACAAACTTAGATGCCGATGAGGATAAGGAGCTAGAGCTTAAGCTCGGCCTCCCTGGTGTCCAACAGGAAGAGAGAGCAGCTGATTCAAGAGAGAAGATACAGCAGCAACAACGAGAGAGTTCCTCAGAACCATCCATCGGTTGCTTCCCTACACATTCAAAGCCTACCACCAGCATCGGCACAACTGGGGCAAAGAGAGGATTTTTTGCGATTGTTGGGGCCACACTAGAAG GTTATAATCAGAGCCACCGGGACACAGAAGAATGTGGGAAGGAGCTAACGTTAGGAGATGAAAATATGGCAGGTGAGAGGAAGAAAGGATGCTGTCCCTCACCACCATGCTCAGCTGCAGCGCACAGCAGCAACCCCCAGGGGAG AGGTGCTATTCCTCCAGTAGTCGGTTGGCCTCCAATCCGGTCCTTCAGGAGAAACCTCACAAATGGCAGTTCATTTAAACAGTCCCCTGAACGACAAAATGACGAAGCTGATGACAAGGCAAAGCCAATCTGCAAGAAGAGACCTCTTGTCAAAATCAACATGGATGGGATCCCCATTGGAAGGAAAGTAGACCTTCAAATATACGACAGCTACCAGAAGCTGTCATCTGCTGTTGAAGAGTTGTTCCGTGGTTTTCttgaag CTCAAAAAGATCTATCTTGTGCTGAAAGTGGAGAGCAAGGGGCAGAAGACAAAATATTTTCAGGGTTGTTGGATGGAACTGGTGTATACACTTTAGTATATGAAGACAATGATGGAGACAGAATGTTAGCTGGGGACATACCATGGAA GGTATTTGTTTCGACTGTTAAGAGGTTGAGGGTTATGAGGAGGTCAGAACTTCCCCATGACATG GAAAAGTTGCCAAACATGGAAGCTATCTGA
- the LOC4339365 gene encoding auxin-responsive protein IAA18 isoform X2, translating to MEEEFKDKGLPPTLLHLIPDGREWKVKEADGEGSRNTNLDADEDKELELKLGLPGVQQEERAADSREKIQQQQRESSSEPSIGCFPTHSKPTTSIGTTGAKRGFFAIVGATLEGYNQSHRDTEECGKELTLGDENMAGERKKGCCPSPPCSAAAHSSNPQGRGAIPPVVGWPPIRSFRRNLTNGSSFKQSPERQNDEADDKAKPICKKRPLVKINMDGIPIGRKVDLQIYDSYQKLSSAVEELFRGFLEAQKDLSCAESGEQGAEDKIFSGLLDGTGVYTLVYEDNDGDRMLAGDIPWKVFVSTVKRLRVMRRSELPHDMIGADPVK from the exons ATGGAAGAAGAATTCAAGGACAAAGGCCTCCCTCCCACGCTGCTACACCTCATCCCTGACGGGAGAGAATGGAAGGTGAAAGAAGCAGATGGAGAAGGATCAAGGAACACAAACTTAGATGCCGATGAGGATAAGGAGCTAGAGCTTAAGCTCGGCCTCCCTGGTGTCCAACAGGAAGAGAGAGCAGCTGATTCAAGAGAGAAGATACAGCAGCAACAACGAGAGAGTTCCTCAGAACCATCCATCGGTTGCTTCCCTACACATTCAAAGCCTACCACCAGCATCGGCACAACTGGGGCAAAGAGAGGATTTTTTGCGATTGTTGGGGCCACACTAGAAG GTTATAATCAGAGCCACCGGGACACAGAAGAATGTGGGAAGGAGCTAACGTTAGGAGATGAAAATATGGCAGGTGAGAGGAAGAAAGGATGCTGTCCCTCACCACCATGCTCAGCTGCAGCGCACAGCAGCAACCCCCAGGGGAG AGGTGCTATTCCTCCAGTAGTCGGTTGGCCTCCAATCCGGTCCTTCAGGAGAAACCTCACAAATGGCAGTTCATTTAAACAGTCCCCTGAACGACAAAATGACGAAGCTGATGACAAGGCAAAGCCAATCTGCAAGAAGAGACCTCTTGTCAAAATCAACATGGATGGGATCCCCATTGGAAGGAAAGTAGACCTTCAAATATACGACAGCTACCAGAAGCTGTCATCTGCTGTTGAAGAGTTGTTCCGTGGTTTTCttgaag CTCAAAAAGATCTATCTTGTGCTGAAAGTGGAGAGCAAGGGGCAGAAGACAAAATATTTTCAGGGTTGTTGGATGGAACTGGTGTATACACTTTAGTATATGAAGACAATGATGGAGACAGAATGTTAGCTGGGGACATACCATGGAA GGTATTTGTTTCGACTGTTAAGAGGTTGAGGGTTATGAGGAGGTCAGAACTTCCCCATGACATG ATTGGAGCTGACCCTGTGAAGTAG